One Rhizobiales bacterium GAS188 DNA window includes the following coding sequences:
- a CDS encoding Uncharacterized conserved protein, DUF1499 family: protein MAEARAGTAGKGTYRVLAMIAILLALAVAVLAAGQLHLLDTAYARLFGPPDLGPVAFERLIRRASGNDALACPPGECGSAKVDIRPPTYAAAANELRQRVRRHFAGQGAELIAADDAELHDRFVARTPLLRFPDTVDVQIFPADAGHASVALYSRSQLGIYDFGTNLRRLRQLFEALGPGVASASLMRWRG, encoded by the coding sequence ATGGCTGAGGCAAGGGCCGGCACCGCCGGGAAAGGCACTTATCGAGTGTTGGCAATGATCGCGATTCTCCTGGCGCTCGCTGTCGCGGTGCTCGCGGCGGGCCAGCTCCACCTCCTCGACACCGCCTATGCCAGGCTCTTCGGCCCCCCGGATCTCGGCCCCGTGGCGTTTGAGAGGCTCATCCGCCGCGCATCGGGCAATGACGCGCTCGCCTGCCCGCCGGGCGAATGCGGCAGCGCCAAGGTGGATATCAGGCCACCGACCTATGCGGCGGCCGCGAACGAGCTGCGCCAGCGCGTGCGGCGGCATTTCGCCGGGCAAGGCGCCGAGCTGATCGCGGCCGACGATGCGGAGCTGCATGATCGCTTCGTGGCGCGCACCCCGCTGCTGCGCTTTCCCGATACGGTCGATGTCCAGATCTTTCCGGCCGACGCCGGCCATGCGTCGGTCGCCCTCTATTCGCGCAGCCAGCTCGGCATCTATGATTTCGGCACGAATCTGCGGCGCCTGCGGCAGCTCTTCGAGGCGCTGGGACCCGGCGTCGCCTCGGCGTCCCTCATGCGCTGGCGGGGGTAG